The Triticum aestivum cultivar Chinese Spring chromosome 5A, IWGSC CS RefSeq v2.1, whole genome shotgun sequence genomic sequence TGGACTTTGCACCAATTagtttagaaaaaaataaaatccgaagACATATactttaaaatttcaaaaaaaatcttgaaACAAGTATGTCAATTACATTTGCGTGTGAAAATGTGTTAGTTCATGTTCTTCAACAAGTGATAAAAAATTGTGCCTACGAGCAAAGCACTTTACTGCACCGAATTTGTTATTTTTTCACGAGGCACAAAAATTCATGTAATTGCACCAAACGTAAAGCTTTGTTTGCAAAACTTtgtgtattttttatttttgtagAAAACACAAAAAAATGGGAATTTTCGTTGGTCATGGCGTGTGTCCCCGATTAGTTACCGATGACGATGCACGGAAACTTCGAACAAGACATGTCCACGTCTCGGTGCGAAATGAAGGGAGACTTTAGTGAGCTTTTGAATCCTTCAACCCCTTTGACATTTGTTCCCTCCCTTCATCCCAACTCTTCTCTCCCGTGTTATATATACACCCATCCCCGATCATCCTCACCACAGTACCACAACACGTACGCGCCAACAACCTCATCggctcttttttttaaaaaaaaaaatctcGTCGGCAATGGCGCGCTCCAGAGTCTCGATCATGCCGTCGCCGGTGCTCCTGTTGATCGTGGCCGTCGCCGCGCTCGTCTCGGCGTGCGCGGCAGACCCGGAGCCGGTGCAGGACTTTTGCGTGGCGGCGGCCACCAACGGCTCGGCCGACCATCCATCGTACCCGGGGTTCCCGTGCAAGCCGGCGTCGGCGGTGGTCTCCGACGACTTCTTCTTCGCGGGGCTGGCGCGCTCGGGCGCCGCCGACGCGGCCGAGAGCCCGTTCGGGTCCAGCGTCACGTCCGGCAACGTGGCGGCCTTCCCGGGGCTCAACACGCTCGGCGTCTCCATCAACCGCGTCGACCTCGCCCCCGGCGGCGTCAACCCGCTCCACAGCCACCCGCGCGCCGCCGAGCTCGTGCACGTCGTCACCGGCCAGATGCTCGTCGGGTTCGTCAGCACCGCCGGCACCTTCTACTCCAAGGTGGTGCGGGAGGGCGAGAGCTTCGTCATCCCGCGCGGCATGGTGCACTTCCAGTTCAACACCGGCAAGGAGGCCGCCAGGGCCGTCACTGTGTTCAACAGCCAGCTCCCCGGAGTTGTCCTTGCCGCGCCGTCGCTCTTCGGCGCCGACCCGGAGATCCCCGACGCCGTCCTCTCCAAGAGCTTCCAGGTCGACGGCGAGATCATCAAGCTCCTCAAGTCCAAGTTCCGGACTTAAAAAACGACGCACGAGCTTCACGGTCGAAGCTGCCTGTTGTTAGCTTGATTGGTTTATTGTTACACATATACACTGTACACCAGTAAATACGGACACCTAAAGTTGTTCACTGTTTCATGTAATTTTGATTGGATATTAAATGCGCCAATAAAATTTAAGGTTTTTTTCAAGGAAAAGCATCAGcctgactttataaataaagccaccaggcagcgtTCCAGGGCTCACAGGCCACAACCTCGGCACGCAGGCCGGAACTAAGAAACATGAACCAAGAGCGATAAGCAAACACTGCCAATAGCTAAGCCAAAAGGTCATCCAGGAGATCTAGCCATGTGGCTCTTGctgtgatgaagaagacgatgaagCCTGAATTTTAGAAGATAGGAGGTCCAAGGCGTCTCGGTCTTCCGTCTTAGTCAATGATATCCACTACTGCAGAAACATGCAAGATTTAAATAAGCAATCCGCAGGTTTAGAAGgaaaaataagttcaaaaaatttaaattcaaattcagttcatttTAAAACCAAACTTTTACCTCTTGCTTCAGAGGAAGGAAGAAGATGAGGGCCTTTTTAGAGGTTTGAAAGTACAAGGACTTTCTTGCAAATATCAGGTGTACTCCACGTGCGAGACACGTAAAACGGGACGTAGGGAATAATAATAAGTTTGTATTGTACCCCATCCGTAAATAAATGTAGGAGTGTTTAGATCAAGCAAGTCTATATCATATTTTTACAGCATTTTACGTCAAACATTTGATTTTACAGCATGTCCCCACATGTCAGGGCCACGTGGCGTTGACTTGAGCATATACATTTTAGACAAGAATGAGGGTAAGAACAAGTTTGGCGTTTGGACTTGAGATTATGAGAACAAAATTGCATTATTTATTCAGAGTAGCAAAAATTCATATTCAGATCCGTGAACGACTCATTGTTCTTGGTGTCCTGTCCTTTGAAGCGATGCTGCTGCTGCAGACCAGAGTCGTCGTCGAATCTCCGATGAGCCGTGCGTCTAGAAGGAGtaattgacaaaaaactaccacatttcacgtattcgtcccacagaactaccacattTTGAAAACTGACCAAAAACTCCAGTTTAGCGCTGATttcgtgacaaaaaactaccacatcgCGTTGATGACCGTTTGAAGCGTTTTAAACGATTTTCTGACAGACCCGGCCCACCGGTCAGGACGGCGGCCGCGCTAACGGCTAACAGCGCTCGCCTGCCGCCCGTTAGCCGCGTGGGTCGGTCGGGCCCGGTCGGACCAGGCATAACCTGGCCGACCGGCTCGCTCCTCGTCCTCACCACCTCACTCTCCCCCGACCCACTCTGCTCCTCTGCTCTCCactgctcctcctcttcttctcgcACTCCGGCGACGCCGCGACCATGCCGTCGTGGCCCAACAGCAACGAGACCTCTGACGATGATGACGAGTACATGAGCGAGTTCAGTAGCATGAATATGGAGTACTTTGTAAGTCAGCTcaatctctcctctcctctcctctgctagggttagggtttgaagAAGGATAGGGATTTCTCCATTTAAGTTCATGTATGCGAGCTGTAGTTGACATATATGTGTTTCCTGCTACAACAAACTCCAGATACTGTGATAGATCCAAGCTTTTCTGGGCTTGTGACTGAATCTGATCGTAGGTGCATCCTGCACAGGGAGAGGGCTGGCAAATTTGTGGCATTTGAAGGCACTGACACTGGCAGGAGATTCATAGGATGTGCAACTGAGGTAATGAACCAAGTTGTCATGgctgtgattgattctttttgtGCTTTTCTGAATAATGCTGCTGTTTTTCTCATTTTTGATTAATTATAAGAACATTGCTATGTCTAAATTATGTACTTGTAGCAAATAGCAGCAAAGAGCAATGGAAACATAGCACTGATTTATAATTTGTAGCATAGAGTTAGCTAGTGTATTGTAGCTACATATATGAGTACTGTTTATGATTTGTTATTGTGAATATGTTAATGAAGAATAAAGCTCACTTTAAATTTAACTGAATTTTCAGGATGGTGTGAACTGTGGTGTTTTAGAGTGGGTAGATGCCCCTTGGTCTGTGATTTTGCAAAGGTGCTTCACCAAGCTCTGGGATATGTATCATGAGGAGAACCTTGGTAGAGTGCAAGACAAAGAGGCTCATGAGATAGAGGTTGAGAAACTGAAGAAGGAGCTGGATTCTCTTGGCAATCAGTACAGTCAGCTTGTGGATGATGTATCCAAGCTGTTTGATTACCAGCATGGGAAGAAATCCCATGACATGGATTACACAAGCCAGGCAATCAATGAACTTAAGGAGAAGAAGCATCAGCTTGAGGAGCAGACAAAGATTGAGATTCAAATGGAGAAGCTTAAGCTAAAGAAAGAACAAAGGTGCATCCTGCAGAGTCAagctgatatcattcaaaacaccaGGAAAGCCATGAAGGAGATACAAGTTGAGAGAGACCTccttaaagaagagaagaagaagccggAGCATATCATTGCTGAGCTCTTGAAGGCAGGTCATGGCTGCAAAGAAAAGCTAGACAAGATCAAAGAAGTTGTCATGGAGGAGTGAAGTGGTACCTAGGGTTGGTAAGTGAATATgaggcctatatatatatatataactggccTAGTACTAGAATCTGATGCAGATATGCATCTTAGTATTAATATGAACTCCCTATGAACTTCCTATGGTTTCAGATCATTTTGGTTGTGTTGTTGGGTGCTGTAATGCCACTGATCTGTAATGCTATAAGATAATCCTATTTGTAATGCCACCTGAACCATATTATCCAGATGTTGTTATATCTCCATCTGCAATTTGTTGCTGCTAGGTAGTTGTTGCTAATACTTACACTTTAATCTAGTAACACCAAACAACATTGAAACTGGAAATGAAAATGAAACTAAAACTTGCATTACACAGGAGGTAGCATAGATAACACAAATTGTCTGAGGATGCAACATACATagcattacatagatagatagcaCCAAATAGTTTGAGGATAACTGAAACTAGCCAACACTGAATAAGACTGACGAAACTGAATGTGAAACTGAATAGTTTCACATTCAGTTTCAGTTAGGCGCCTGCCCTGCTAAGCGGCCTGAGCGTCGTACCTCCTGCTTCACTTTGGTAGGATGATTTGCCAGCATCTGCACCTCCtgttcttcttcatcttctccttcatCGATGAAGATgatgggaggagggcggcggcgagcCTGCAGTGATGGTGGTGCGATGATCTGGAGGTCGTCGTCCTCGTCTTGGTGCTTGTTTGCGTTTGCTTCAGCCGTAGATTGTGCTGGGGCGACGTAGTGGTGGTCTGCCCACCGCTGCCTCTGCCCAGCATCGGCGGAGCCCGCCTCTTTCATTGCCCATAGCAGTGTATCTATGGACAGGATCCCCTTACCTCGGTTTCCATATTGCTGGTCCATGCATTGCTTCTCCTCACTCGTCGCCTTCTTTCTCACTTCGTCTGCTCCATCCACCAGATCTTGAACGCTGGTGTACCTTGTGACGACTTTCATGTAGTCCACGAAGaggtcgtcgtcgccgcgcgctgAACCATAAAGCATGGCAACCCATCCCTTGCCAGTTGGGAATGGGTTGAGCCATGGGTccaaagaagaggaagaagcagcCATGTTTGGAGCAGGAAGTGGTGAGTGCAGTGGTGTTGAGCTAGGTGAAGTTGTCGTGAGGTAGAGTGGCTgaagaaagagggggggggggtagttaaagagAGGTGGAGTGAGGCAGTGGAGAAGTAAAACTTGTGCAGCAGTAGTTGACAGGTTGGTAGTTGTGCAGTAGTTATTGTGTGCCGAAACTTGTGCTGGTTAAGTGATGTTAGGTGAAAGTTGTGCAGTAGTTATTTTGTGGTGAAAACATATATTGTTGACTGAGATACTGTTTCTAGAGAAAAATCAGAGAAATTGACATACATTCAGAGCACAAATTCAGAAAATCAGCAGATGCGCATAGATTCAGAGCACAAATTCGGAAAATTCAGAAAATCCACGCATACAAAAGCGCATAGATTCAGAGCACAATTATGCAAATCCACGCATACAAGTGCGCATACATTTAGAGAAATTTCAGACACATCATCACATACATAGTAGAACCAGAGACTTGGAGAATTCAGATAACATTGAAGAACTTAACCTTGAACTGTTTCAAGATGCAGAATCAAGGATTCTGCTCCACCTAGCCCTTGTGACTTGGTAGCGATGGAAGGTTGCCCTATCTCTAGCCCACCAAATGATCAATTCATCGGTGATGATTGTTCCATCTGGGAACACCTCCTTGAACTGCAACACGTCGAGGGAGTTGCGGGCTGCCATAATCGTTGCAGCCAACCTCTGGCGTTGCTCACGTGCCTGAGCCCTACGACTCCTCCTTTCTGCTCTCGCGGCCCTTCTTGCTGCTCTAG encodes the following:
- the LOC123108106 gene encoding germin-like protein 3-7, with product MARSRVSIMPSPVLLLIVAVAALVSACAADPEPVQDFCVAAATNGSADHPSYPGFPCKPASAVVSDDFFFAGLARSGAADAAESPFGSSVTSGNVAAFPGLNTLGVSINRVDLAPGGVNPLHSHPRAAELVHVVTGQMLVGFVSTAGTFYSKVVREGESFVIPRGMVHFQFNTGKEAARAVTVFNSQLPGVVLAAPSLFGADPEIPDAVLSKSFQVDGEIIKLLKSKFRT